Proteins encoded in a region of the Kosmotoga arenicorallina S304 genome:
- a CDS encoding thioredoxin family protein, with amino-acid sequence MKEVSFNELQSEIEKELVLVEFSTPTCGVCTTVKRKLEDIEENYPQWKFLYVDMNKNPEASGAFTVFTAPTIIIFHNGKELNRWARNFGMNQITDYLNRLTEMLF; translated from the coding sequence ATGAAAGAAGTGAGTTTTAACGAACTTCAAAGCGAGATTGAAAAAGAGTTAGTGCTTGTGGAATTTTCAACCCCTACCTGTGGTGTCTGCACCACGGTTAAAAGAAAACTCGAGGACATCGAAGAAAATTATCCACAGTGGAAATTCTTGTACGTTGATATGAACAAAAATCCAGAAGCCTCAGGTGCTTTTACTGTGTTTACCGCCCCAACAATAATCATCTTTCACAATGGAAAGGAACTCAACCGTTGGGCAAGGAACTTCGGAATGAACCAGATTACAGACTATCTTAATAGATTAACAGAAATGCTTTTCTAA